The sequence GGCTGACAATCGCCAGTTCACCGGTAGCAGCCTCAAGGGTTCGGGCCATTTCCTGGAAACGGGCCTGTTTCTGCCAGACATCGTCCTTGGCACTGGTGTGGTCTTCTTCACGTACGCTCGGGAAATGCTTCCACGGCTCGTGGGACAAGGCGTCAAGTTTGACCGCGCCTTCGGCGAACTTTGCACCGTCGAACGGGATGCGCCCACGCAGCATGCCGCCCAGGTCCTCGCCGGTCTTGAGCATCTGCTTGAAAATGGCCTTGCGCTGGCCCAACGGCGAGTTTGGATCAACACCACCGCAGGCGGACAGTGTCAGGCAGGCCAGCAATACAACAGTCAGTTTTTTAAGAGTCATGGTGGCTTCGAGTCACGGGAAGAAACGGCGGCCAGTATCCTCGCCACGCCCGTAAAGACCAATAGCCCTATTAATAATACGGTTTGTTTGAGCCCTACCCGGTTCGGGCGATCGCCTCAGGAATGGTTTGCATGAATCTCCCGTTAAAACCCTGGAGCCGCCGCCTGGCGTGGGCTCTACCAATGATTGCGCTGCTGGCCGGTTGCGACACCGGCAAGCACGAGAAAGACAAACCGCACGCCATCGCCACTTATGTCAGCGCGACCTGGGAAGCCTTGCCAGCCGTCTCGGACAGTGATCTTCAAGCCGGTTTCGAATCCTGGCGCAGCGCCTGCCAACGCCTCAAGAGCGATGCGGTATGGGGCGCAACCTGTGCGGCATCGGCCAATGTGCCCGCAACGGCTGGCGACATTCGTGGCTTCCTAAAGGAACACATGGATGTCTACGGCCTACGCTCGGCAGACAATAGCCCCAATGGCCTGATCACCGGCTACTACGAGCCGGTCTACCCGGGCAGCCTCACCGAAACCACCACCGCCCACGTGCCGGTATTCGGCGTGCCGGATGACCTGATCATCGTCAACCTGGAGAGCATCTACCCGGAACTCAAGGGCAAGCGCCTGCGCGGACGCCTCGAAGGCCGCGTGCTCAAGCCCTATGACGATGCCAGCACCATCAATCAGCAAGGCTCCACCGCCCAGCCCATCGCCTGGCTGACCGACCCGATGGACCTGCAGTTCCTGCAAATCCAGGGTTCGGGCCGCATTCAATTGGCGGATGGTCGTCAATTGCGCATCGGTTATGGCGACCAGAACGGTTTCCCATACCGTCCCATCGGCCGCTGGCTGGTGGAGCAAGGCGAACTGAAGAAAGAAGACGTGACCATGGGCGCCATCAGCGCCTGGGCCAAGGCACACCCTCAGCGGATTCCTGAACTGCTGGCGAGTAACCCCAGTTATGTATTTTTCAGTGCCCGCCCCGACAGCAACGAAGGCCCTCGCGGCTCGCTGAACGTACCGCTGACCGCTGGCTACAGCGTTGCCGTGGACCGCAAGGTGATTCCACTGGGCAGTCTGCTTTGGCTGTCGACCACTCGACCCGATGGTGCACCGATCGCTCGTCCCGTAGCCGCGCAGGATACGGGTGGCGCGATTACTGGCGAAGTACGGGCCGACCTGTTCTGGGGGACCGGCGATGCTGCGGGTGAGCTGGCTGGCAATATGAAACAGCAAGGCCAGATCTGGATGCTGTGGCCTAAAGGTGCAGCGCTGCCGAAAGTACCGGATGCGCCAGTCGGCAGCTGACCACCCTGTAGCCGCTGCC is a genomic window of Pseudomonas sp. ADAK18 containing:
- a CDS encoding murein transglycosylase A; the encoded protein is MNLPLKPWSRRLAWALPMIALLAGCDTGKHEKDKPHAIATYVSATWEALPAVSDSDLQAGFESWRSACQRLKSDAVWGATCAASANVPATAGDIRGFLKEHMDVYGLRSADNSPNGLITGYYEPVYPGSLTETTTAHVPVFGVPDDLIIVNLESIYPELKGKRLRGRLEGRVLKPYDDASTINQQGSTAQPIAWLTDPMDLQFLQIQGSGRIQLADGRQLRIGYGDQNGFPYRPIGRWLVEQGELKKEDVTMGAISAWAKAHPQRIPELLASNPSYVFFSARPDSNEGPRGSLNVPLTAGYSVAVDRKVIPLGSLLWLSTTRPDGAPIARPVAAQDTGGAITGEVRADLFWGTGDAAGELAGNMKQQGQIWMLWPKGAALPKVPDAPVGS
- a CDS encoding cytochrome c; its protein translation is MTLKKLTVVLLACLTLSACGGVDPNSPLGQRKAIFKQMLKTGEDLGGMLRGRIPFDGAKFAEGAVKLDALSHEPWKHFPSVREEDHTSAKDDVWQKQARFQEMARTLEAATGELAIVSQVQPYKASNLGPAVQKVEDACTACHKQFRDH